The Xylanibacillus composti genome includes a window with the following:
- a CDS encoding MFS transporter: MEKTKQRRSVLPITFESDMSLERPPKAKDGGNGGNETGKGKVWEYLALASIPLVLVLGNSMLIPVLPDMKRALGITQFQTSLTITLFSVTAGIFIPILGYLSDRFSRKAVIIPSLIVYGAAGILAGFGAVWESYPVIISARAIQGLGAAGTAPIAMALVGDMYKGGTESQALGLIEASNGGGKVLSPILGSLLALIVWYAAFFAFPAFCALSLIAVIFLIKEPKSKKKAPGLKKYLKDIGQILKQKGRWLITAFFAGSLALFILFGVLFYLSDILEKRPYNIDGVMKGLVLAIPLMGMVTTSYITGSVIKKNGLLMRWLMNIGLALATASLTLTIFFRENIYVFIGLLTLSSIGTGLLLPCLNTMITGSVSKQERGMITSLYSSLRFIGVAFGPPLFGWLMGINDRYVFIMVSALSLLTLGLVFFLIKPDKHLQDA; this comes from the coding sequence ATGGAAAAAACTAAGCAGCGACGTTCGGTTCTGCCTATTACGTTCGAAAGCGACATGTCGCTCGAACGCCCGCCGAAAGCAAAGGATGGCGGGAATGGCGGGAACGAAACCGGAAAAGGGAAGGTTTGGGAATATCTCGCGCTTGCTTCGATTCCACTCGTTCTGGTTTTGGGCAACTCCATGCTGATCCCGGTGCTGCCGGATATGAAGCGCGCCCTTGGCATCACGCAATTCCAGACAAGCCTGACGATTACGCTGTTCTCTGTAACAGCCGGCATCTTTATCCCCATTCTCGGCTATTTGTCCGACCGGTTTTCCCGCAAAGCCGTCATCATTCCCTCGCTTATCGTGTATGGGGCTGCCGGCATACTGGCCGGATTTGGCGCTGTCTGGGAATCGTACCCGGTGATTATATCGGCAAGAGCAATCCAAGGCCTGGGCGCGGCCGGTACGGCTCCGATCGCCATGGCGCTTGTCGGCGATATGTATAAAGGCGGTACGGAGAGCCAGGCGCTCGGATTAATCGAAGCCTCCAATGGCGGCGGCAAGGTTTTAAGTCCAATTCTGGGATCGCTGCTCGCGCTGATCGTCTGGTATGCAGCCTTTTTCGCTTTCCCCGCGTTTTGCGCCTTGTCGCTAATCGCGGTCATCTTTTTGATCAAGGAGCCGAAAAGCAAGAAAAAGGCCCCCGGACTGAAAAAATATTTGAAGGATATCGGTCAAATTCTCAAGCAAAAGGGACGATGGCTCATCACCGCCTTTTTCGCAGGCTCGCTCGCCCTGTTCATCCTGTTCGGCGTCCTGTTTTATTTATCGGATATCTTGGAGAAGAGGCCATACAATATTGATGGCGTTATGAAAGGTCTCGTCCTTGCCATCCCCCTGATGGGCATGGTGACGACCTCCTACATTACGGGAAGTGTAATCAAAAAGAACGGGCTGCTAATGCGCTGGCTCATGAATATTGGTTTGGCCTTGGCTACAGCTTCCCTTACGCTCACGATCTTTTTCCGTGAAAACATTTATGTCTTTATCGGCTTGCTGACGCTGAGCAGCATTGGCACCGGCTTGCTGCTTCCGTGCTTGAACACCATGATTACAGGCTCGGTCTCCAAGCAGGAGCGCGGCATGATCACCTCCCTTTACAGCAGCCTTCGCTTCATAGGGGTCGCCTTCGGCCCGCCGCTGTTCGGTTGGCTTATGGGAATCAATGACCGCTATGTGTTTATTATGGTTTCTGCGCTTTCGCTGCTTACGTTGGGACTTGTTTTCTTCCTGATCAAGCCCGACAAGCATTTGCAAGACGCTTGA
- a CDS encoding UDP-glucose--hexose-1-phosphate uridylyltransferase, with amino-acid sequence MSLAADVERLLRYGQAHGLLKEEDRIPARNALLDLFRLEEPLEGEAYDTIQAEPVPAMVTEIMDRLLDEAYRSGIMPDNTLTCRDLWDARIMGLLMPRQSEVARQFWNTAKRSIRQATDEFYALSQASNYIRMDRISKNEYWVCDTPYGQLQITINLSKPEKDPKEIADERNAPKRNYPKCLLCVENVGYAGRLNHPARQNHRVVPVNIAGEHWYLQYSPYVYYNEHSIIFSAEHRPMQIEPATFTRLLDFASQFPHYFVGSNADLPIVGGSILNHDHFQGGRHAFPMQRAEAERLYAHSSYPGVTAALVKWPLSVIRLSGKDRNALASLAAELLAHWRSYEDGDAEIIAFTETDGRKIPHNTITPIARVNEDGEYEMDLVLRNNRTSEEHPHGIFHPHQELHHIKKENIGLIEVMGLAVLPGRLQAELREIRALLTGQRHYDANEIKRDEALAKHGSWIEELVRRSGTGLTEAQAMRVLQEAVGDKFLQVLEHAGVFKQTASGRSAFDRCMANAGLQRTK; translated from the coding sequence ATGAGTCTGGCAGCGGATGTGGAAAGGCTGCTGCGCTATGGCCAAGCGCACGGGCTGTTGAAGGAGGAAGACCGCATTCCGGCACGCAATGCGTTGCTGGATTTGTTCAGGCTGGAAGAGCCGCTGGAAGGGGAGGCATACGACACCATTCAGGCTGAGCCGGTTCCCGCGATGGTCACAGAAATTATGGACCGTTTGCTCGATGAGGCTTACCGGAGCGGGATTATGCCCGATAATACCTTGACCTGCCGCGATCTATGGGATGCGCGCATTATGGGCTTGCTTATGCCGCGACAGTCGGAAGTGGCAAGGCAATTTTGGAATACGGCAAAGCGCTCCATCCGTCAGGCGACGGACGAGTTTTACGCCCTGTCGCAGGCTTCGAACTATATCCGCATGGACCGAATCAGCAAGAATGAATATTGGGTTTGCGATACCCCTTATGGTCAACTGCAAATTACGATTAACTTGTCCAAGCCGGAAAAAGATCCGAAGGAAATTGCTGACGAGCGCAATGCGCCGAAACGGAATTATCCCAAATGCCTGCTATGTGTGGAAAATGTCGGTTACGCCGGTCGGCTCAATCATCCCGCCAGGCAAAATCATCGTGTCGTACCGGTGAATATCGCAGGAGAACACTGGTATTTGCAGTATTCGCCGTACGTATACTATAACGAACACAGCATAATCTTCTCGGCCGAGCATAGGCCGATGCAGATTGAACCGGCTACCTTCACGCGATTGCTGGATTTCGCAAGCCAATTTCCGCATTATTTCGTCGGTTCGAATGCGGACCTGCCGATCGTGGGCGGTTCGATCCTTAATCATGATCACTTTCAGGGAGGCAGGCATGCGTTTCCTATGCAGCGGGCAGAGGCAGAGAGGCTGTATGCCCATTCCAGTTACCCGGGTGTGACAGCCGCACTGGTGAAGTGGCCGCTATCTGTCATTCGGCTTTCCGGGAAAGACCGGAATGCGTTGGCCAGCCTCGCAGCAGAACTGCTGGCGCATTGGCGTTCTTACGAGGATGGCGATGCAGAGATCATCGCCTTTACCGAAACGGACGGCCGAAAAATTCCGCATAACACGATAACCCCGATTGCCCGCGTGAATGAAGACGGCGAGTATGAGATGGACCTGGTGCTGCGCAATAACAGAACTTCGGAAGAGCACCCGCATGGCATTTTTCACCCGCACCAGGAACTGCATCATATCAAGAAGGAAAATATCGGATTGATCGAAGTGATGGGATTGGCTGTATTGCCTGGCAGACTGCAGGCCGAATTGAGGGAAATTCGTGCGCTGCTGACCGGCCAGCGGCATTATGATGCAAACGAAATAAAACGAGATGAGGCTCTCGCCAAGCACGGATCATGGATTGAGGAGCTGGTTCGCCGCTCGGGAACCGGACTGACAGAAGCGCAAGCCATGCGTGTGCTGCAGGAAGCGGTAGGAGACAAGTTTCTGCAAGTGCTGGAACATGCGGGGGTATTTAAGCAAACGGCTTCGGGGCGATCCGCATTTGATCGCTGCATGGCAAACGCAGGATTGCAGAGGACTAAATAG
- the tpx gene encoding thiol peroxidase, with product MAQERSGYTLKGNPITLVGPELKAGDKAPDFKLNKDLMTQVSLSDYAGKVKLISVVPSLDTGVCDAQTRRFNEEAANLGDDVVILTVSVDLPFAQARWCGAAGVDKVVTLSDYKDRSFGTAYGVFIKELALDMRAIFVVDKNDTISYVEYLSEMTEHPNYEQAVAAAKQLIG from the coding sequence GTGGCACAAGAACGCAGCGGCTACACATTAAAAGGCAACCCGATTACACTGGTAGGTCCTGAGCTGAAGGCCGGAGACAAAGCCCCCGACTTCAAGCTGAACAAAGACTTGATGACACAAGTCAGCCTGAGTGACTATGCAGGGAAGGTAAAGCTCATCAGCGTGGTTCCATCTCTGGACACTGGCGTATGTGATGCGCAAACCCGCCGCTTCAACGAGGAAGCAGCCAATCTCGGCGACGATGTGGTCATCTTGACTGTCAGTGTAGATCTTCCGTTCGCACAAGCCCGCTGGTGCGGTGCAGCCGGCGTAGACAAGGTCGTCACATTGTCCGATTACAAAGATCGCTCTTTCGGAACCGCCTACGGCGTATTCATCAAGGAACTGGCCTTGGACATGCGCGCTATCTTTGTGGTCGACAAGAATGACACGATTTCTTATGTTGAGTACTTAAGCGAAATGACCGAGCACCCGAACTATGAGCAAGCCGTTGCGGCTGCCAAGCAGTTGATCGGTTAA
- a CDS encoding zinc metallopeptidase: MFFHPMDILIIIAFIISIWAQFRVKGTFNRWAQVANSSGMTGYEAARRMLDANGLHDVPIEPVQGTLSDHYDPIHRVVRLSEPVYHERSIAALSVACHEVGHAIQHKVDYPMLVMRHRMFPVVNFTSGIAPYLLLAGLFFSATNLLLLGIIFFSAAVAFQLVTLPVEFNASNRAREEMIAEGFITNDEEKGVAKVLNAAALTYVAAALISLLQLLKFVMIFLNRRE; this comes from the coding sequence ATGTTTTTTCATCCTATGGACATCCTGATTATCATCGCGTTCATTATTTCCATTTGGGCGCAGTTTCGGGTCAAAGGAACATTTAACCGTTGGGCGCAGGTCGCCAACAGCTCGGGGATGACCGGCTATGAAGCGGCCCGACGCATGCTGGATGCCAACGGATTGCACGATGTGCCGATTGAGCCGGTACAAGGGACGCTGTCCGACCACTATGATCCGATTCACCGCGTAGTTCGGCTTTCTGAGCCCGTATACCATGAGCGGTCGATTGCGGCTCTGTCCGTGGCCTGCCATGAAGTCGGCCATGCCATCCAGCATAAGGTCGATTACCCGATGCTGGTCATGAGACATCGCATGTTCCCGGTTGTAAACTTCACATCCGGGATTGCGCCATACCTGCTGTTGGCGGGCTTGTTCTTCTCCGCCACCAACCTGCTGCTGCTCGGCATCATCTTCTTCAGCGCAGCCGTAGCTTTCCAGCTCGTCACACTGCCGGTTGAATTTAACGCCAGCAATCGCGCCCGTGAAGAAATGATCGCGGAAGGCTTCATTACGAATGATGAGGAAAAAGGTGTAGCCAAGGTACTGAATGCGGCAGCCTTGACTTACGTCGCGGCCGCTCTGATCTCCCTGCTTCAGCTGCTGAAGTTCGTGATGATCTTCTTGAATCGACGTGAATAG
- a CDS encoding ammonium transporter: MTLRISLGVKLPYTRGVVNVEFQLNALWVMIGAILVIFMQGGFIMLETGSTRMKNAGHVAGKTIFTIGLAAIIYWMIGWGIAYGPNGNLFIGLGDFFYNPYNSGDDLPNSVSFVFQFAFAAISLSIAWGGFAERGKLPAYLLFTIVFIALIYPMVAHWIWGDGFLAEDGAQDFAGSTVVHLTGAMAALAATILLKPRIGKFNKDGSANNIQGHNQVFTTLGVLILWVGWFGFNGASTLGVDDTAFFGYVAFTTLLATGAGAIVSLLTVWALSGKADIGTMLNGTLAGLVAITASCAFVDPWAAVVIGAIAGALVYASMRFFEKMKIDDPIYALSVHGAAGIWGTLANGLFATEELAVNQVGVGQAGLFYGGGWKQLWVQFESVVVCGIFAFVVSFVALLIIKALVGLRVTEEQEIMGLDLSEHGSYGYPEHMTNSGKTTGVNG, encoded by the coding sequence ATGACATTAAGGATTTCATTAGGTGTTAAATTACCTTACACAAGAGGAGTGGTCAATGTGGAATTTCAATTGAATGCCCTATGGGTCATGATCGGTGCAATACTTGTTATCTTCATGCAAGGCGGATTTATCATGCTGGAGACAGGTTCGACTCGTATGAAGAACGCAGGCCATGTGGCAGGCAAAACGATATTTACGATTGGTCTTGCCGCAATTATTTATTGGATGATCGGTTGGGGGATCGCTTACGGTCCAAATGGCAATCTGTTTATTGGCTTAGGCGATTTCTTCTACAATCCATACAATAGTGGAGACGATTTGCCGAACTCTGTATCGTTTGTGTTCCAGTTCGCCTTTGCGGCCATCTCGCTTTCCATCGCTTGGGGCGGATTCGCAGAACGCGGCAAGCTGCCGGCTTACCTGCTGTTCACGATCGTGTTTATCGCTTTGATTTATCCTATGGTGGCGCACTGGATCTGGGGCGACGGCTTCCTGGCTGAGGACGGTGCGCAGGATTTCGCAGGTTCGACTGTCGTTCACTTGACGGGAGCTATGGCAGCGTTGGCGGCAACAATCTTGCTGAAGCCGCGTATTGGCAAATTCAACAAAGACGGTTCGGCCAACAACATTCAAGGTCATAACCAAGTGTTCACTACATTGGGCGTGCTGATTTTGTGGGTTGGCTGGTTCGGCTTCAACGGGGCCTCCACGCTTGGCGTCGATGATACAGCATTCTTCGGCTATGTTGCGTTCACGACTTTGCTGGCGACAGGCGCTGGCGCAATTGTATCCCTGCTGACAGTATGGGCGCTTTCCGGGAAAGCTGACATCGGCACGATGCTCAATGGTACATTGGCTGGTCTGGTAGCCATCACAGCATCCTGTGCGTTTGTTGATCCGTGGGCAGCCGTCGTTATCGGCGCCATTGCAGGGGCATTGGTCTATGCAAGCATGAGATTTTTTGAGAAAATGAAAATTGACGATCCTATCTACGCACTTTCGGTTCACGGCGCTGCGGGGATTTGGGGTACACTGGCCAACGGCTTGTTCGCCACGGAGGAGCTCGCTGTTAATCAAGTAGGCGTAGGTCAGGCAGGCTTGTTCTATGGCGGCGGCTGGAAGCAGTTGTGGGTACAGTTCGAAAGTGTAGTTGTCTGCGGTATCTTCGCCTTCGTGGTCTCGTTCGTCGCTTTGTTGATTATTAAGGCGTTGGTAGGACTTAGAGTTACGGAAGAGCAAGAAATTATGGGTCTAGACCTCAGTGAGCATGGCAGCTACGGCTATCCGGAGCATATGACCAATTCCGGCAAGACAACTGGTGTGAACGGCTGA
- a CDS encoding LysR family transcriptional regulator: MEFRQLQYFIEVAKKQHVTQAAEELHVSQSAVSRQIHQLEEELGVKLFIQQGRNLSLTPVGRMFLERAEAVMTDLHRAVHAVQEFMDPELGEVRIGFPHSLGVNMVPRIISMFRQEHPNVRFRFKQGKYNSLIQAVLSGEVDLAFISPCPQKHDQLSGEVLLTEELFATLPPNHILAGERAIKLEQLKNEPFVLFGEGYSLRPIVWEACRRAGFTPKISFEGEETDTIRGLVAAGMGVSLLPELALKDCSGLQPVKVKIADQKVTRTIGIIRRREEKLPTVAEVFRRFLMSYFN; the protein is encoded by the coding sequence GTGGAGTTCAGACAGCTGCAATATTTTATTGAAGTGGCTAAAAAACAACACGTAACACAAGCGGCAGAAGAACTGCATGTGTCCCAATCGGCCGTCAGCCGCCAAATTCATCAGCTGGAGGAAGAATTGGGCGTGAAGCTGTTCATCCAGCAAGGTCGCAATTTGAGCTTGACTCCGGTAGGCCGAATGTTCCTGGAGCGAGCGGAAGCGGTCATGACGGATCTGCATCGCGCTGTTCATGCGGTTCAGGAGTTTATGGACCCGGAGCTCGGCGAGGTCCGCATTGGATTTCCCCACAGCCTTGGCGTGAATATGGTTCCCCGGATTATATCCATGTTCCGGCAGGAGCACCCGAATGTTAGGTTTCGCTTCAAGCAGGGGAAATACAACAGCCTGATACAAGCGGTGCTGAGCGGCGAGGTTGACTTGGCTTTTATCTCCCCGTGCCCGCAAAAGCACGATCAGCTGTCGGGCGAAGTGCTGCTGACCGAAGAGCTATTTGCAACGCTGCCGCCCAATCATATATTGGCAGGGGAACGTGCCATCAAGCTGGAGCAATTGAAAAACGAGCCGTTCGTCCTGTTCGGAGAAGGCTATTCCTTGCGTCCGATCGTGTGGGAGGCTTGCCGAAGAGCTGGATTTACGCCGAAGATCAGCTTTGAAGGAGAGGAAACCGATACGATCCGCGGCTTGGTTGCCGCCGGCATGGGGGTAAGCTTGCTTCCCGAATTGGCTTTGAAAGATTGCTCGGGCTTGCAGCCCGTCAAGGTGAAAATTGCGGATCAGAAGGTAACCCGGACAATCGGCATTATTCGCCGCAGAGAGGAGAAGCTGCCGACGGTAGCTGAGGTGTTCCGCCGATTCCTGATGTCTTATTTCAACTAA
- a CDS encoding DUF294 nucleotidyltransferase-like domain-containing protein, translated as MGNIDWKHWEHAVKESVSPSALRQVREQFHETASEQAVGRSVGESIMFINRMHDMLIKKCLQFSETQMEQEGWGRPPSAYEFLLLGSAGRREQTLWSDQDNGLVYPPPPEAEEERYERYYLQLGAIMVETLEAVGYPPCEGNVLAREPSWCKSVNQWVHLLDQWLADPTWEHVRFMLIVADMRSLSGSGALCAKLKEKLFQSVKRDKELPERLLYNALRHKVLLNVFGGFVKESYGEAAGSIDIKYGAYIPLVNGVRLLAITAGIMEPATMGRISHLAARGLISEAMGKALIGAFQTVLDLRSRSQFRLVNGAYEGTGMVDFAELTKEDKDALKQALKTGDALQKFLRKQIGASR; from the coding sequence TTGGGCAATATCGATTGGAAGCATTGGGAACATGCTGTTAAGGAAAGCGTTTCGCCTAGCGCATTGCGACAAGTTCGGGAGCAATTTCATGAGACGGCGAGCGAGCAAGCTGTCGGCAGATCTGTAGGGGAATCCATCATGTTCATCAACCGCATGCATGACATGCTTATCAAGAAATGTCTGCAATTCAGTGAAACACAGATGGAGCAGGAAGGCTGGGGAAGGCCGCCCTCGGCTTATGAGTTTTTGCTGCTGGGAAGTGCCGGACGCAGAGAGCAGACATTGTGGAGCGATCAAGACAACGGGCTGGTCTATCCGCCGCCTCCAGAAGCGGAGGAAGAACGCTACGAGCGTTATTACCTTCAATTGGGCGCGATCATGGTGGAAACCTTGGAGGCGGTCGGCTATCCGCCGTGTGAGGGCAATGTGCTTGCACGCGAGCCATCGTGGTGCAAATCCGTCAATCAATGGGTTCACTTGCTCGATCAGTGGCTGGCTGACCCGACGTGGGAGCATGTGCGCTTCATGCTGATCGTAGCGGACATGCGGTCCTTGTCCGGCAGCGGCGCGCTTTGCGCCAAATTGAAGGAGAAGCTGTTTCAAAGCGTCAAGCGTGACAAGGAGCTTCCGGAACGTCTGCTGTACAACGCGTTGCGTCATAAGGTGCTGCTTAATGTATTCGGCGGTTTCGTGAAAGAATCTTATGGCGAAGCTGCAGGCAGTATTGATATCAAGTATGGCGCTTATATTCCGCTAGTGAATGGCGTCCGGCTCCTTGCGATTACAGCCGGCATCATGGAGCCTGCGACGATGGGACGCATCTCGCATTTGGCAGCGCGCGGCTTGATAAGCGAGGCGATGGGCAAGGCGCTGATCGGAGCGTTTCAAACCGTGCTCGACCTGCGCAGCCGTTCGCAATTCCGGCTCGTTAACGGCGCATATGAAGGGACGGGCATGGTTGATTTTGCCGAACTGACGAAAGAGGACAAAGACGCCTTGAAACAGGCGCTCAAGACGGGGGACGCGCTGCAGAAATTTCTGCGGAAACAAATTGGCGCTTCCCGGTAA
- a CDS encoding Gmad2 immunoglobulin-like domain-containing protein: MKPARSFLFGILVGGICTGSIGFAASESVQIEVTMPQVTYWFDGKRVNDEEASSAPDTIAYEGVYYVPARSFAEGLGNEVEWDADSKEVHIRSVEKLAFDVIGEEEVPEELAGWIEQSLPLPMAQVREYKGNTYILITRGKQATGGYGVEVLELKRYKDEIEAVVAFADPAKGMLMTTEVSFPYVLLRVRGTELPPVHFYEVQGEDIAEWTGPNLPAIVEAGESIALFAPHWDRGTLKISGAARSFAGQVSVALTDESGRILQEQLVQASANAPDWGRFEAEFDYENRPEMLSLVIEVIASQEGQEAEQLQVQLAVPAPHK; this comes from the coding sequence ATGAAACCAGCAAGAAGTTTTCTGTTCGGCATACTTGTCGGTGGCATTTGTACAGGCAGCATTGGCTTTGCCGCTTCCGAATCTGTACAAATCGAGGTTACGATGCCGCAGGTGACATATTGGTTCGACGGCAAGCGGGTGAACGACGAGGAAGCATCGAGCGCACCTGACACGATCGCCTACGAAGGTGTCTATTACGTTCCGGCTCGCTCGTTCGCAGAAGGGCTTGGCAACGAGGTGGAGTGGGATGCTGATTCCAAGGAGGTGCATATTCGCTCCGTTGAGAAGCTGGCCTTTGATGTGATCGGCGAAGAGGAAGTGCCGGAGGAGCTAGCCGGCTGGATCGAGCAGTCCTTGCCGCTCCCGATGGCGCAGGTTAGGGAATACAAAGGAAATACATACATATTGATTACTAGGGGAAAGCAGGCGACTGGCGGTTACGGCGTGGAGGTTCTGGAGCTCAAGCGGTATAAGGATGAGATAGAGGCAGTGGTGGCGTTCGCAGATCCGGCCAAAGGAATGCTGATGACAACAGAGGTTTCCTTCCCCTATGTCCTCTTGCGTGTAAGAGGGACGGAATTGCCTCCCGTTCATTTCTACGAAGTGCAAGGGGAGGACATAGCGGAATGGACCGGCCCGAATCTGCCCGCCATTGTCGAGGCAGGCGAGTCCATAGCCTTGTTTGCACCGCATTGGGATCGCGGCACGCTCAAGATTAGCGGCGCGGCGAGATCGTTCGCAGGGCAAGTGTCTGTCGCACTGACGGATGAAAGCGGACGCATTCTGCAGGAGCAATTGGTTCAGGCTTCCGCGAATGCTCCGGATTGGGGAAGGTTTGAAGCGGAATTTGACTACGAGAATAGGCCGGAGATGCTGTCCCTAGTCATCGAAGTGATCGCTTCACAGGAAGGGCAGGAGGCTGAGCAGCTGCAAGTTCAGTTAGCTGTGCCTGCGCCGCACAAATGA
- a CDS encoding Mov34/MPN/PAD-1 family protein produces MHVTVQAYEQAMAHCSASLPNEGCGVFLGAHHAITAFQPLRNCSPHPRTRFALDPAEWIPLIYAPDQPVIGLVHSHPFSAAVPSEADHQLYWPDLPSYWIASFRDRRSPELACYRIRKSFAHGGEAAIDFLPMAYTIVT; encoded by the coding sequence ATGCACGTTACTGTACAGGCCTATGAGCAAGCAATGGCACATTGCTCCGCCTCATTGCCCAATGAAGGATGCGGCGTTTTTCTCGGTGCGCACCATGCGATTACAGCTTTTCAGCCGCTGCGGAACTGCTCTCCACACCCGCGGACCCGATTTGCACTGGACCCGGCTGAATGGATTCCCTTGATTTATGCGCCGGATCAACCCGTGATCGGGCTGGTTCACAGCCATCCATTCAGTGCGGCCGTGCCGTCCGAGGCGGATCACCAGCTCTACTGGCCCGATCTCCCCAGCTACTGGATCGCCTCTTTTCGGGACCGCCGCAGCCCCGAGCTGGCCTGCTACCGCATACGAAAAAGCTTCGCCCACGGGGGCGAAGCTGCTATTGATTTTCTGCCAATGGCTTATACTATCGTTACATAA
- a CDS encoding exonuclease domain-containing protein, with protein sequence MDERKKQQSLWRLYKMGGIAPAVASAFGAQNAQQMAFIRSVMKQKRNEPKFDTPLDDLQVVIFDLETTGFLHAGGDEIISIGAVKVTGRELDEEQSFYSLVNPNRPIPEDIQALTGITDEEAGQAPSLIDTLQKFMGFVERRILIAHGTGHDKQFLNAALWRTSRITLTHRVLDTILVAKWLNPNLSTYGLDELLDLYKIPVTIRHHALEDSLMTAKLWLCFLEEMRQRQVASLGDLYAHLSRH encoded by the coding sequence ATGGACGAGAGGAAAAAACAGCAAAGTTTATGGAGGTTGTACAAAATGGGGGGGATTGCCCCTGCGGTCGCTTCCGCTTTCGGCGCTCAGAATGCGCAGCAGATGGCTTTCATCCGTTCCGTGATGAAGCAGAAGCGCAACGAGCCGAAGTTTGATACGCCGCTGGACGACCTTCAGGTAGTCATCTTCGACCTGGAAACGACGGGATTCTTGCACGCGGGCGGGGATGAGATCATCTCTATCGGTGCAGTCAAGGTAACCGGAAGGGAGCTTGACGAGGAACAGAGCTTCTACAGCCTGGTGAACCCGAATCGTCCTATCCCCGAAGACATTCAGGCGCTCACTGGCATCACGGACGAGGAGGCCGGGCAAGCGCCAAGCTTGATCGATACCCTGCAGAAATTTATGGGATTTGTGGAACGGCGTATCCTGATCGCCCATGGTACCGGACATGACAAGCAATTTCTGAATGCTGCGCTCTGGCGCACATCGCGGATTACTCTGACGCATCGGGTGCTCGACACGATCCTGGTGGCGAAATGGCTCAATCCGAATCTGTCCACCTATGGGCTGGATGAGCTGCTGGATTTGTACAAGATTCCGGTGACCATACGCCATCATGCCCTCGAAGATTCGCTTATGACGGCAAAGCTGTGGCTGTGCTTTCTTGAAGAGATGAGGCAGCGCCAGGTCGCTTCCCTGGGTGACCTTTATGCGCATTTAAGCAGGCATTAA
- a CDS encoding rhomboid family intramembrane serine protease, translated as MIFLRYESFRGFLKLYPVTSALISANLIMFILTMLNGGSTNPETLYRFGALYPPLMDGMSDMWRLVGAMFLHAGFDHLLFNMFALVVFAPPLERVFGSMRYGIFYFLCGIAGSVLSLTMLANVLSVGASGAIYGFYGAYLYLILFRKQALDPSSRKTIQIILGIGIVYSIIVPQVNIWGHLGGFIAGFLLFPSFIRRLKKPPQSG; from the coding sequence ATGATATTCCTTCGTTACGAAAGCTTTCGCGGCTTTCTGAAATTGTATCCGGTCACATCGGCGCTCATCAGTGCCAATTTGATCATGTTTATCCTGACGATGCTCAACGGCGGCTCGACGAATCCCGAGACACTGTATCGCTTCGGCGCGCTGTACCCGCCGCTTATGGATGGGATGTCAGATATGTGGCGCTTGGTGGGCGCGATGTTCTTGCATGCCGGCTTCGATCATTTGCTGTTCAATATGTTTGCATTGGTCGTGTTTGCGCCGCCGCTTGAACGTGTGTTCGGCAGCATGCGCTACGGGATTTTCTATTTCCTGTGCGGGATCGCAGGCAGTGTGCTTAGCTTGACTATGCTGGCGAATGTCTTGTCTGTGGGAGCCTCCGGCGCGATATACGGCTTCTATGGAGCGTATCTTTATTTGATACTTTTTCGCAAGCAGGCGCTCGACCCATCGTCACGCAAGACCATTCAAATTATTCTCGGCATAGGGATTGTGTACTCCATCATTGTGCCGCAGGTGAATATTTGGGGGCATCTGGGAGGATTTATCGCAGGATTTCTTCTGTTCCCCTCGTTCATACGCAGGTTGAAGAAGCCGCCGCAATCCGGATAG
- a CDS encoding DUF1499 domain-containing protein gives MLKRNLAGIIRSHESTGEKARYPELKTRYYRLSKEQTWEEVVTILKKMPGYKLLHEVKSVGEIVLEKKTALGRVQDITMTLFAITPAKTAIDIYSASRGSFGDFGSNYRVIQEIFKQIDRKLAAYKESQ, from the coding sequence TTGTTGAAACGAAATTTGGCTGGTATCATCAGAAGCCACGAGAGCACAGGGGAGAAAGCGCGTTACCCGGAACTGAAGACTCGATACTATCGACTCTCCAAGGAACAGACCTGGGAAGAAGTCGTGACAATCCTCAAGAAAATGCCAGGCTACAAGCTGCTCCACGAAGTGAAGAGCGTAGGCGAAATTGTCCTGGAGAAGAAAACGGCGCTTGGCCGTGTGCAGGACATTACAATGACCTTGTTCGCCATTACGCCGGCAAAAACAGCGATCGACATCTACTCGGCATCGCGGGGGTCGTTCGGGGACTTTGGATCCAATTATCGAGTTATTCAGGAAATTTTCAAGCAAATTGACCGCAAGCTTGCTGCTTACAAAGAATCGCAATAA